cagcctcctctcagggagctgcagagagcaaggaggtctccctcagcctcctctgctccacactccccacccccagctccctcagctgctcctctccagccctcttccccagacccttccccacctttcttgcccttctcccctagggagcagagcccaaccctccctggctccagcctccttggagGAAGGTTGCAGAGGGGTGAGTCCAAGCTTCCAggatgctgggggctggaagggagccctggagagcttccagtggcagccccctggcagagcaggagcagaggatccagcccagggcacacagaacacagccagccagggctgcagaggctccagagcaggacactccacaacctctctgggcagcctggcaccctcagagcccagaagttcctcctcatgtcgagGTGGGAGCTCCCGTGCTGGAGCAGCCAAGAtttgcagcccccccagcagcaaggtgggcagcagagctgggcagaggctcagGCTGGCTCCCCCCATGCCCAGCGTGGCTTACCCAGGGgtgaaggcagcaggggcagagctgtgagccAGGAGGGCTTCACCTTTCCCCCGTGGCAGGCaggtcccagcagcagagcctggaggcTGTGCCCACTGGGCTGAAATTTAAAGTtggccccggggcaggcagggccaatcagggcctgcccagggccatttgtcagggctggcagtgcccacagATAGCCAGGGGGAGTAATTTACAGCTAAAAATGTGCTTGTGGTGGGGACAGCTATCAAATGTTCCACCTGGCTGCACAAACAgaaagcagggggtgggggggggggtggtatAAATATCTGCTCTGAAGGTGCCATtggtgcccagctcagcctggcacccTGACAGCCACCTCAGTGataaggggaggaagggggtggggaggaggtgcCAGCCCTCAGGGGGATGCCCATGAGCTACCTGGGAaggtgggcagcctggcagggagggcagggccaggcactgaggcaccactggcacccttggggcagggctggtcaGGGCCAGGCACTGAGCCTCCACTGGCACccttggggcagggctggtcagggcctggcactgAGCCACCActggcacccctggggcagggctggtcagggccaggcactgaggcaccactggcacccttggggcagggctggtcagggcctggcactgAGCCACCACTGGCACccttggggcagggctggtcagggcctggcactgAGCCACCACTGGCACccttggggcagggctggtcagggccaggcactgaggcaccactggcacccctggggcagggctggtcagggcctggcactgAGCCACCActggcacccctggggcagggctggtcaGGGCCAGGCACTGAGGCACCGCTGGCACccttggggcagggctggtcagggcctggcactgAGCCACCACTGGCACccttggggcagggctggtcaGGACCTGGCACTGAGCCACCACTGGCACccttggggcagggctggtcaAGGCCAGGCACTGAGGCACCGCTGGCACccttggggcagggctggtcaAGGCCAGGCACTGAGCCACCGCTGGCACccttggggcagggctggtcagggccaggcactgaggcaccactggcacccttggggcagggctggtcaGGGCCAGGCACTGAGCCACCACTGGCACccttggggcagggctggtcagggcctggcactgAGCCACCACTGGCACCCTTGGGGCAGGGAAGCTCAGGGCCAGGCACTGAGGCACCGCTGGCACCCTTGGGGCAGGGAAGCTCAGGGCCAGGCACTGAGGCACCGCTGGCACccttggggcagggctggtcagggcctggcactgAGCCACCACTGGCACccttggggcagggctggtcaGGGCCAGGCACTGAGGCACCGCTGGCACccttggggcagggctggtcagggcctggcactgAGCCACCACTGGCACccttggggcagggctggtcagggcctggcactgAGCCACCACTGGCACccttggggcagggctggtcaAGGCCAGGCACTGAGGCACCGCTGGCACccttggggcagggctggtcaAGGCCAGGCACTGAGCCACCGCTGGCACccttggggcagggctggtcagggccaggcactgaggcaccactggcacccttggggcagggctggtcaAGGCCAGGCACTGAGCCACCGCTGGCACccttggggcagggctggtcagggccaggcactgaggcaccactggcacccttggggcagggctggtcaGGGCCAGGCACTGAGCCACCACTGGCACccttggggcagggctggtcaGGGCCAGGCACTGAGGCACCGCTGGCACCCTTGGGGCAGGGAAGCTCAGGGCCAGGCACTGAGGCACCGCTGGCACccttggggcagggctggtcagggcctggcactgAGCCACCACTGGCACccttggggcagggctggtcaGGGCCAGGCACTGAGCCACCACTGGCACccttggggcagggctggtcaaggccaggcactgaggcaccactggcacccttggggcagggctggtcaGGGCCAGGCACTGAGCCACCACTGGCACccttggggcagggctggtcagggcctggcactgAGCCACCACTGGCACccttggggcagggctggtcagggccaggcactgaggcaccactggcacccttggggcagggctggtcaGGGCCAGGCACTGAGCCACCACTGGCACccttggggcagggctgggcagggcagggctgagagccACTGACATGAGACAGCCTCCAATGGTTGCTCCTAGGGGTTCAGCCTCGCCCCCCCAAGCTAAtgttggggcaggggggaaatggaagggtgggggaaagggaaggggaaggtttGAGAAGAGAGAAGtacaggaaagagaaaggagaggaaaaggaaaagggagagatggaggagaaggagatggagaaggaggaggaggaggaggagaaggagaaggagaaggagaaggagaaggagaaggagaaggagaaggagaaggagaaggagaaggagaaggagaaggagaaggagaaggagaaggagaaggagaaggaggtggagagggaagggaagggaagggaagggaagggaagggaagggaagggaagggaagggaagggaagggaagggaagggaagggaagggaagggaagggaagggaagggaagggaagggaagggaagggaagggaagggaagggaagggaagggaagggaagggaagggaagggaagggaagggaagggaagggaagggaagggaagggaagggaagggaaggggaagagaggttcggttcggaaaggaaaggaaaggaaagggctcCCCAGATGATTTTGTTTCTTGCACTGCTGCCATTAGGTCCCTTTGGAGCCACCTTTGCTGGTGCAGGTGccagggggctgtgtgtgccacGGACCTtcccactgccccccccccccccagctttggtgccatggctggGCATGCCAAGGCAGGGGGTTCCTgatcctgctgccagcctggctcagccacTCGCTGTGGCGATGGTGCCCACGGCTGCCAGCCATGCCGCAGCCCGCCCccggcagccaggctggccctggTGTTCATGCCGGGAAGGGGTAGGGCCAGCCAGATCCCTCAGTGGGTGGCAGCAGAGCTCggaggcaggaggagccctGCGCTTTGCCCCCAGCcgggcagccaggggcagaggctgccctgcaggtcccggtgcgcCTTGGCCCCGGGAGGCAGAGCTTTGTCCGGGTGCCCGGGGGGGCTGACGCACACGGCATGGGGCTGGCACCCCCTGGGAGTGGGCCCCGGCCCCTGGCAGCACCGGGGCCCTTTGTCTGCGCCGGTTCCCTGACGTCTTTGGGCACCCCCTGGGGATGTGGAGCGTGGGGCTCTGGTGCTCTGCCGCCGGCAGTCAGCCCGGGCAGGGCCTGCCCGGTGCCGCGGCGGGCATCTGGCTCCCGGGGGTGCCCCCCCTGCAGGCGGCACCccggcagctccagcccagctctggcacaCCCTGCGGCTTTGTGCAGCGGCcaggggcaagctgctgggagaagaggaacttgctctgcagctgggcacagcctggcgctgcagctgggcacagcctggctctccaGGAGCACCAGGGAGGCACAGAAccctaaacccaaacccaggggTGAGGGCCAGCCCCTTGCCCAGGTGGgcccctctgcctggcacccagcaggatGTGGTCCTTCTTCACCCCTGGTGCTGATCTCCAGCTTGCCAGGGCCATGCTTCCGAGGGGAGGTGACTCCGGGCAAAGCTCCGGAGCACTGCAAGCCCAGGCATCGCCATCCATGGTGCAGGAGGAGaatgggcaccctgctggcactggcacagccctgccttgcctgggggaggaggctgcgtgctgggggagagctgtGGACAGCGCTGCTGTCAGAACCACCTCTGAGCTGCCCATCCGCGGTGGGCTCTACGAAgcctgggcagggatggagagggaaggctgccagggcaggggggcagctctgcaggcagtgctgcaggggagggggtttgATGTCTCCAGCTTcatcagcactgcctggtgtggGAGGCAGGAGTGGAGGATGTGGTACAGCTCTCACTGTGCTGAGAGTGCTGAGCCAGTGAGCACAACCACAGGTCCTGGCTGCTTGGGGAAACCCTTTGAGGTTTCCAacctttctctgcctctgcccaggctggggctgagccatggcctcagcaccacagctctgcctccctgaaacccctccagggatgggcatccaaccccctccctgggcagcctgggccaggctggcagaacccttgcagggaagaagtttcttctcctctccaacctgagcctcccctggggcagcctgaggccattgcctctcctcctggcccttgttcctggggagcagagcccaaccccccctggctgcagcctcctctcagggagctgcagagagcaaggaggtctccctcagcctcctctgctccacactccccacccccagctccctcagctgctcctccccagccctcttctccagtgctgagcccaggggcacaatccctgccctgctcctgctgcccacaccactgctgctccagcccaggctgctgctgccctccttgcccccctgcccaccccctgcctcctctgcagctgctgccacccagcacccccagggcttgctctgctgcccactttccagcccctctgcccccagcccagagctggggctgctgtgacccaagtgcatggaatccctgcagcccctcagcccttTCTATGTGCATCAGGGCTGAACTCAAGGCACTgaaccctgagcagcagcagcccctgcagcccctcagacCTTTTGTGTGCATCAGGGCTGGACTCAGGGCACTgaaccctgagcagcagcagcccctgcagcccctcagctccTTGTGTGTGCATCAGGGCTGGATGCAAGGCACTgaaccctgggcagcagcagcccctgcagcccctcagacCTTTTGTGTGCATCAGGGCTGGATGCAAGGCACTgaaccctgggcagcagcagcccctgcagcccctcagctcctcctgagtGCATCAGGGCTGGATTCAAGGCACTgaaccctgagcagcagcagcccctgcagcccctcagcccttTCTATGTGCATCAGGGCTGGACTCAAGGCACTgaaccctgagcagcagcagcccctgcagcccctcagcccttTCTATGTGCATCAGGGCTGGATTCAAGGCACTgaaccctgagcagcagcagcccctgcagcccctcagctccTTGTGTGTGCATCAGGGCTGGATGCAAGGCACTgaaccctgggcagcagcagcccctgcagcccctcagctccTTGTGTGTGCATCAAGGCTGGACTCAAGACACTGAACCCCGAGCACCAggacccctctgcagcccctcaccccccacccctgggcatcgtgctgccctgctgccccccagccctcctggcagCCATCCCTGCACAGCACGGGGCTCGCTCGGGTTGCTTTATTTCGTTTCACTTGGCAAAGTATAAACCAAAGGAGCCCGGTCCGGGGGTGGCACCGCCCGCGCCTGGCACCGCCCGCGCCTGGCACGGCTTGGCTGGCGAAGCCTTCAGGGGCTTCATGTCCGGGGGGGAGATAGGgacggggcggggggtgggggcagcgcCAGCggcacccccctgcccctcactgGTTGTAGTAGTAATCCTGGCCGTACACGTCGTAGCCGTGCCCCTTGTAGTAGCCGTACTCGTCCTCGTAGGCGCGGTCGGTGTCCCCGCGGCCGTACTCCTCCTGCTCGCCGTAGCTGCTCTCCGTGGTGCCCTCCTCGCCCCGGCCCCCCGCCGTCACCTCGTACTCCCACAGCTCCCCCGCCGTGGTGGGGGCTTCGCTGGGGCCCCCGCCTGCCGCGGTGGTCCCTTGGGACAGCCCCTCGTCGCCAGTGGTGCCGGCGATAGTGGTGGCCTcggtttcctcctcctcctcctcctcctcctcttcctcttcttcttcctcctcttcctcctcctcttcctcctcagccgCCCCGGTGCCCTCCTCGGCCACCGCGGTGCCGTTGCCATGAGGTCCATCTGCCCCCTCAGTGGTGTTGGTGCTTGTGCCGTTGATGCCATTCTCAGCCTCATctacctcttcttcctcctcctcttcctcctcctcctcctcctcatcgcTGTCTTCATTTTCAGAGTCGTCTTCCCCCTTGCCAGCAGCAATTTTCCTGCCTCCTTTCAAGGCCTCTTGGCAGCCCTTGCCCTGGTAGGGGCAGCATTAGTTGGTATGGGGCaggcctgggcacagctgggcattcctcccccccccatccccatgCCACTTCAGGgtgccccttccaaccctcctgccaggtgGTAACCCATCTGGCACAGCAGATTCCCCAAGCAGAGATGGGGTGCAGGGCATCCCAGGGGTGCAAACAAGCATGCaggaacaccaccaccacccacccccaccatggGTGCCCCCCACCATGGGtgccccccaccagcaccccaaaccagacctgctgtggggacaggacgtctgcacccagccctgcctggctctccttgggggctgctcctgccaggtGACCTCCTGCCTTGGGGCCAGCATAGATGGgctcctgcaggggcagggagaggacaggcaggaggtcagtggagagagcaagggcagaggctggcagctggggaagaacaaccccagggagcagagcaggttggggactgagctgctgcagagcagggcaggggaaaaggccctgggggggctgggggtgggaggtgcccaggagccagcaatgtgctgtgggggccaaggaggccaagggcagcctgggctgcagcagaagggctgtggggaggaggtcagagaggttctgctgcccctctgctctgccctgctgaggccacagctgcaatcttggctccagctctgggcccctcagctccagcaggagctcagggagctgctgcagagagcccagcccagaggcacagagctgctgcagccagtggaacatctccctgtgaggccaggctgaggcagctggggctgggggcttggagcagaggagcctgagggtgacctccttctggggatgaagatgtgcagggctggagccaggctctgctcagggctggccaaggacagcaccaggggcactgggggcaagctggagcagaggaggtgccaggggaagaggagggaaacctttgtccctgtgaggctgctggagcctggagcaggctgcccagagaggttgtggaggctgctctggagcctttccaacccctcctggctgtgctgtgggtgccctgccctgggtgatgctgctctggcagggggttgggttggatgatctctggaggcccttccagcccctaaccttctgtgctcctgtgagagcagagtgcagccctgccagcagcaggcaggggacaggcagtgTCCCTCCAGCACATGtgggctctgctccaagctctctgctttcccacgagcctggccccaggctgagaagctgcagcagagcagcccaagcCATGCAATTAAGAGGTGGTGACTGCAGCTGGGtgttcccagcctggctccaggcttTGCTCCACCAAGCATCTCAGGAGTTCCTTTAGAcgtcctctctctccttcttcagcaagccacaggcagcctgctTGAGGACACACCAGGTGGTAGCTTGCTGGTGGGAGTCTGATGTCTCAAAGCcagagggtgcccaggggggcaaggagggcagcagcagcctgggctggagcagcagtggtgtgggcagcagcagcagggcagggattgtgcccctgggctcagcactggggaggccacagcttgagggctgggctcagctttgggctcctggctgcaggaaggagcttgaggagctggagcagggccagggaagggcaggaaaggtggggaagggtctggggaagagggctggggaggagcagctgagggagctgggggtggggagtgtggagcagaggaggctgagggagacctccttgctctctgcagctccctgagaggaggctgcagccagggggggttgggctctgctccccaggaacaagggccaggaggagaggcaatggcctcaggctgccccaggggaggcttaggtggagaggagaagaaacttcttggctgcaaaggttctgccagcctggcccaggctgcccagggagggggttggatgcccatccctggaggggtttcagggaggcagagctgtggtgctgaggccatggctcagccccagcctgggcagaggcagagaagggtTGGAGTGAGTGACCTCAAAGGGTTTCCCCAAGCAGCCAGGACCTGTGGTTGTGCTCACTGGCTCTGCACTCTCAGCACAGTGAGAGGTGTACCgcatcctcccctcctgcctcccacgCCAGGCAGTGCTGATGAAGCTGGAGGCACAAAGAGCCCTTTGtaacccctggcacagcattttgggcctgcagcaggtcccaggctcctgctgacCCAGCAGGTAGGAGGAgtggagccagcagggctggggaggttctgctccccctctgctctgctctgccctgctgagcccacagctgcaatcctgtgcccagctctgggctccccaggtgcagagagacagagacctgctggggagagcccaagggagagccaggaggaggagttggggacctgagcatctcccctgtggagagaggctgagagccctgggggtggttagcctggagaggagaaggctgagaggcagCTGATCAAtgcctctcaagagctgagggctggggggcaaggggaggaggccaagctctgttgggtggtgctcagcagtaagccaaggagcaactagagagagtccaaccaaggccagagagctgctgaggggccttggagcatccctgtgaggagcaaaggctgagagccctgaggctgtggagcctggagaagagtgataggaaagcagaaagagtCTCTACCAGTGcccaaaaaaaagcagcttggggaggaccctcccctggcactgccctttggcccttcctgctcctgacTGAGCCACTGGAAATGGAAACCCTGTGTGGTGCATctgtgagagggcagcagagctctgcagagggacctggccaggctgggcagaggggcagaggccaagggcaggagattgaacacagccaagtgccaggggctgcactttggccacagcaaccccaggcagtgctacaggctgggggcagaggggctgagagcagccaggcagagagggagctgggggtgctgggggagagcagctgaacagcagcctgcagtgtgcccagggggccaagaaggccaagggcagcctggcctgggtcaggcagagtgtggccagcagcagcagggaagtccttgtgccctgtgctcagcactgctgaggccacagcttgagtcctgtgtccagctctgggctcctgagggtaggaaagaggttgagctgctggaaggtgtccagagaagggcaacaaagctggggaggggtctggggcacagggctggggaggggtctggggcacagccctgtgaggagaggctgagggagctggggttgcttagcctgcagaagaggaggctcaggggagaccttcttgctctctgcagctccctgcagggaggttgcagccagctgggggttggtctcttctgccaggcccccagcagcagaacaagaggacacagtctcaagctgtgccaggggaggttgaggctggaggggaggagaaagttcttcccagcaagaggaattggccactgggatgagctgcccagggaggtggtggagtccccagccctggaggtgttcaggcaaggcttggatgtggcacttggagccagggtttggctgtcaggaggggctggggattAGGTcccagcttggactggatgagctctgaggtctcttccaacctgcttgattctatgcttctgtggtgctgtggttctatgattctatgaggatCCTATAAGGATTCTTTGAGGATCCCATGAGGATCCCATGAGGAGTCTATGAGGAGTCTATGGGTATCCCCTGAGGATTCTATGAGGATCCTATCAGGATCCTATGAGGATTCTATGGGGATCCTGTGAGGATTCTATGGGGATCCTGTGAGGATCCTATGAGGAGTCTATGAGCATTCTATGAGGATCCTATGGGGATCCTTTGAGGATTCTGTGAGGATCCTATGCGGATTGTATGAGGCTCCTCAGAGGATTCTATGGGGATCCTTTGAGGATCCTGTGAGGATCCTTTGAGGATTCTATGAGGCTCCTTAGAGGATTCTATGGGGATCCTTTGAGGATCCTTTGAGGAGTCTATGAGCACTCTATGGGGATCCTTTGAGGATTCTATGGGGATCCTTTGAGGAGTCTATGAGCATTCTATGAGGATCCTTTGAGGATCCTGTGAGGATCCTTTGAGGATTCTATGAGGCTCCTTAGAGGATTCTATGAGGCTCCTTAGAGGATCCTTTGAGGAGTCTATGAGCACTCTATGAGGACCCTTAGAGGATTCTATGAGGATCCTTAGAGGCTCCTTTGAGGAATCTATGAGCACTCTATGGGGATCCTTTGAGGATTCTATGGGGATCCTTTGAGGATCCTTTGAGGAGTCTATGAGCACTCTATGAGGACCCTTTGAGGATTCTATGGGGATCCTTTGAGGCTCCTATGGGGATTCTATGATCCCCTCCTCACCatcttgaaaaaagaaaaacacaccgAAtataaaagaagggggggggggggtgggggggaggggggtggggaaggagaacGAAATGACTAAAGGCAATGAAGCAAAGGCCTGGGCAGAGGATCcggccagaggcagagctgtgggcgGCTGGAGGCCACAAAGGCTGCTGAGCAGGCACCGAAAGCCCAAAGAAAGCTCCCGAGTTCCCGGAGCTGTTTTGCGGGCTGCCGCTTTCCGTActcacccctcctcctccctcctcctccgagcctccctcctcctccgaTGAGTCACTGCCCTAGAGGCGAGGGACAGCCGAGCCCCAGGTGAGCTGGCAGCGCTCTGCCCGGcggcctcagcccagccccgcagcccggCGGCGCCCAGCCTGCCGacgctgcccctgcctgccccgggcCGGCGGTGCCCACAGCTGCGGCGACCCAGCCCAAGCGCCCACCCCGAGCACCCACCCCAAGCGCGCAGCCCAAGTGCCCACCCCGAGCACCCACCCCAAGTGCCCACCCCGAGCACCCACCCCAAGCGCCCAGCCCAAGTGCCCACCCCGAGCACCCACCCCAAGCGCCCACCCCGAGTACCCACCCCAAGCGCCCAGCCCGAGTACCCACCCCGAGTACCCACCCCAAGCGCCCACCCCAAGTGCCCACCCCGAGCACCCACCCCAAGCGCCCACCCCGAGTACCCACCCCAAGCGCCCACCCTGAGTACCCGCCCCAAGCGCGCAGCCCGTGCCCACCCCGAGCACCCACCCCAAGCGCCCACCCCAAGCGCCCACCCCGAGCACCCACCCCAAGCGCCCACCCTGAGTACCCACCCCAAGCGCCCAGCCCGTGCCCACCCCGAGTACCCACCCCAAGCGCCCAGCCCAAGTGCCCACCCGAGCACCCACCTCAAATACCCACCCCACTTACCCACCCCACGTGCCCATCCCAAGCACCCACCCGAAGTGCCCACCCCACACACCCACCCCACGCACCCACCTGAAGTACCACTCCAAGCACCCATCCCAAGCACCCATCTCAAATACCCACCCCAAGACCCCACCCCAAGCACCCACCCTAAGTACCCACCTCAAGTGCCCACCCCGAATA
Above is a genomic segment from Dryobates pubescens isolate bDryPub1 chromosome 24, bDryPub1.pri, whole genome shotgun sequence containing:
- the IBSP gene encoding bone sialoprotein 2, which encodes MRTALLFACLLGVASAYSVKSWLWRAKPDDSEENAVFKSRHRYYLYRHAHLHHPPPRYRGSDSSEEEGGSEEEGGGGEPIYAGPKAGGHLAGAAPKESQAGLGADVLSPQQGKGCQEALKGGRKIAAGKGEDDSENEDSDEEEEEEEEEEEEEVDEAENGINGTSTNTTEGADGPHGNGTAVAEEGTGAAEEEEEEEEEEEEEEEEEEEEEEETEATTIAGTTGDEGLSQGTTAAGGGPSEAPTTAGELWEYEVTAGGRGEEGTTESSYGEQEEYGRGDTDRAYEDEYGYYKGHGYDVYGQDYYYNQ